The following is a genomic window from Nitrosomonas communis.
CTATTCATTCAAGGAGAAACGGTATCGGGCTCTACCATTGAATTTGTGCATGATACCCGTTGTCGAGTACTTTATTTAAGGAACAGGCCTAGAATAAAGAGTTTGTATTCTAGCTTTAGTATTTCTATTCTTTTTTATTCGCGGCATCGCCCTAAGATATAATTTCATTTCTAAATCAAAACTGACTTTGCCGGCTTCACCCTGCCGTATTATTTATACTGTCTGCGGCTCGTCTTCGCGTTATTTACGATTTGGAAATGGAATAAAAACTCTGGTGCTATCATCAGATTTAATGAAATTTTTAATTAGCGCTTGAGCAATTGAAAATATCTTTACTATGTTCCGTAACTGGAGTAGTTAGAGAACTGTTGCGCTGGATGCAACGGTTAAGACTGATGAAAGAAAGAAATCCTTTTCTCTTCATTGACGTAACAGAAAATCTTACAGAAGCTCAAAATTTTACGAAGTAAAATAGTTTGCGGTTTAAGGGAGGTGAGTTTCCGCCGCAGGTCGCGTCTGTTCTGTAGCTTTACTCTAATTCAAATTTAAATTTAAATTCATCTCTGTACTACAAGTAGATTTAAATCTTTTGTTGCTTGCTACGTAATCTAAAAATCATAAGTGTTATCAGCCGCTGTAAATTCCTGAATAACTATCTCAACTCAATGTCTAAGGCAATAAATGGCTTTAGTAGCGGTAAAACCCAAAGCAAAATAACTGATAAGTTGCCTAAATTTCGATTATTTAATTCGAGAAAGAATGGAATACTTATTTTTGGATTTCAGCTGTGTAAGAAATCAAACTTTGAAAAGTGCTTAACTTACTTGGACTGATAATCTTTAAAGCATTTATTAAACGTGATAAAAAATCATAAACGTCTGATTTGCTGTTTTCTTATGTGCGGTATGGTGCATGCTTTTTCTTCAGATATACAAGCCAAGGATAATACGCAAAGAAATATCACTAACCAGCAATCACATAATGATAATGATCAAATCACTATTATATTAAATGACATTATAAAAAAGATCAGCACGCAGAAAAAAGAACTTGACGAACAATTAGAGCTATTAGCAAAGGCACGCACTGATCAGGAAAAAGAAAAGATTCAATCTAAGATAGACACTATCGAACAAACAATAGCCGATCAGGAAGATTCATTTGAAATGATTCTCACCGCTGGGATAGATCTAGGTACCGATGAGACTGCTGCTAAGAAGGATTTTGATTGGCAGCAGGATTTAATCGAAATCATACAACCCTTCTTGCGAGAGTTACACGAACTTACTGAAAATAAGAGGAAGCTTGATAATCTTCATTTCAGGATTAACTTCTACCAACAACAAATTGAGAAAATAAATGAGGTTCTAAAACATATCTCAAAAATCAATCAGGAAAACTTGCAAACGGAAGCATTAGCTGAATTTGAACGAATTAACCAGAAATGGCAAGACCAGCTCGATGAAGGCAGGCATTTATTCGAGGTTGCTCAGTTGCAGCGCGATGAAATGATTCAGTTTAAGACCGAACAAGAACGTTCATTTTTTAATTACCTACAGGAATTCTATGAAGGTCGTGGAGCGACCTTGTTTTTAGCGCTAACCGCATTTATTAGTGTCTATCTTATGATGTTATTGATCTTAAAATTTTTTGGTTTGTTGTTAAATGGTAGAGATAAAAAAAGAAATTACTTTCAGAGACTGATTTTAGTTCTCTATTATTTTATGACGGTAATATTTGCATTAACTGCATTTTTTTATGTTCTGGAAGCACGAGATGATGCAGTGATGACGGGTATAATGATTGTAATTCTGATCAGCATTGCTTGGGTATTAAAGAACTCAATTCCTGCTTTTTTTGAAGAATTGAGGCTATTGCTTAATACAGGTTCTGCTCGAGAAGGCGAGTGCATTTCTTATAATGGGATCACTATGCAAATAGGAAGCTTGCATTATTATACTAATCTAACCAATCCATTACTCCCCGGGCTAAAGCTGAGGTTGACATTATCAGAATTAGCTAAATATGTTTCACGCCCTGTTTCCAAAGATGAGCCTTGGTTCCCCTGTAAAGTAGGAGATTATGTGATGCTTTATGGAGATATTTATGGAAAGGTGAAAAACATTACACTTGAGAATATCGTTTTATCATTACCTGATGGAACCATGCCCATCACATACACTATTGAGGATTTCTTATATGCTACTCCACGAAATTTTTCATTAGGTTTTGTCGCTACCACCACATTCGGGCTTGATGTTAAGCATTTTGAAATGAGTACTGTTGAGATACCTGGAATTTTGACAGAAGGGATTCATCAAGGAATATTGAAGGAAAGTTTTGGAGTTTCTTTAATAGACTTATCCGTTCATTTTGCTAAAGCTGATCTTTCTATCTTAGAGTACGAAATTATTGCTAACTTTGATGGTGCTGCAGCTAATGAATTTTATTCCATAATACGCGCTTTACAACGTTATGCAGTACAAATATGCAATGAACAACAATGGATTTCAATAACTGAGTAAAATTTTGCCGGTTCTTTACTCTACCAGACATTCATACCCGGATATTGCTTTATAATTCCAACTAAAACAATACTCTAATTTTTATCAGCCATTATCCAGAGATTGTGTAAAGAAGGGTTAATTTAAAACCTGTAAAAAAATATTCAGCACTCCACTATCTCTTATAGCTGTTTTCCAGGTTTGCTTTTTATTGAATCCTCAGCGTTTGTTTCAATTTCCGAATTGCTATCTTGATAGGCATATTTGCCGACATTAAAATCCTTACCGAAAATTTGCCAAAATGCGACGAACAAAACAGCAATAAGCGGACCAACGACGAATCCATTGACTCCTATTAGCGTAAGCCCACCCAACGTCGACAATAAAACCATCCAATCAGGCAATTTGGTATCTCGGCCAACCAAAATCGGCCGCAAAACGTTATCTGCCAGTCCAATGATAAACACACCATACGCAATTAACACCGTCGCCTCGAACCATTGTGTGATTGTATACAAATAGATTGCAGCTGGCACCCATACCAGACCTGCACCAATAACCGGAATCATCGAGAAAATTGCCATAATCACACCCCACAACAACGGAGACGGAATGCCTAAAATCCAGAAAATAAGACCACCCAGCGTTCCTTGAAGCATAGCAACCAGTAAATTTCCTTTAACTGTAGCTCTAGCAACCCCGGCAATATTTTGAAAAAGCAACCGCTCGCGCTCGTCACCCATTGGTATGACATAAATGAGCTTTTCAATCAACTGCCGACCATCGCGCAATAGAAAGAACGCAATGTACAACATTAATGCAAGCTTAGTAAAAAAGTTAAAAGTACCTATACCTAATGCTACGGCATTCTGCGTCAGAAAACTACCAATTCCCACCATTACTTCAGTCGCATTTTTTTGCAGTGAAGCGATATCGATGTCCATCCGTTCAAGAAATTGCTGCATTACGGGAAACGCTCGCCGAATCTGATCGAAATATTGCGCTAGCTGAATCTCACCACTTGCAATACGTTGGTAAAGCGCACTACCCTGCTGAAAAAAAGATGTCAACAACAACAAAAAAGGGATAACGACTAAAAATATACAAGCTATGAGTGTAATTAGAGCGATCAAATTAGGTTGCTCCCCCAATTTTTTTTTCAACCAAAGCTGCACTGGATGAAACAGGATTGCAATAATGCAAGCCCATAAAATAGGTGCAAAAAACGGTTTAAGCAGAAATAAAAAAAGGCCCGTAACAAATGTTAGTGCAATCAAGAATGTTTGCCGCTCAAGTATTTTGATCATCACAGAATCCTCGTTATGTCAACACGCTTTGGGAAAAGTTATCGTGGTGAAAATAGCAGCCGAAATGCACCTAAATGATTAAAATTCTACAAAAGCAAAAGCCCTCTTCTCACTTATATCAAGAGCCTGAGAAAGCTACTATAACTTGATTAACATGCAATCTTGCTTTCTCGCCCGAGAGCGGCCTGGAGCTCAACGATTAGCGAGTGGTGTTCGCCCTCATATTCCAACCATCTACGCTAGTCTAGCTATTTTTTCAAATACTTGATTGTGACTTCATAAAATATTTTTATCCACCGTTGTTTTTGTTACTTTTTGGCTTTGGATTATTTTCTTCTTTAATGGAGAAACTCTAAACTCTGGTTAAGCAGTGATTTTCAATAAATCATCTTATACTTTTATTATTTAAAAAACCCCGCACCAGTAGCAGCAAGAAATTCTTCAAGCTGGATTTCAGCGATTTCCTGATTATGTGCTGTACCACACAGATTCCCTGGCTATTATGAGCTAAATTAGTGCGAGCACAGCCATTTATTTCATTGTGCCACTAAAGTTTCTGGCTATTTATAAAGGAGAAGACATGCAAAATATTAGAAATGACTCTTCCGTTTCCATCTGGCAAGCTACCACCACCCTTCCTGCTTTTCCTTCTCTTGAGAGCGATGTTGAAACGGATGTATGCGTGATAGGTGCTGGTATTGCTGGTCTTACCACAGCCTATCTTCTAACCGAACAAAATCAAAAAGTAGTACTAATAGATGCCCATTGCATTGGTAGCGGTGAAACCGGGCGTACTACAGCACATCTTTTTCCTCCGGATGAGTGGTATCACAACATCGAAGACCATTTTGGAGCCGAGCATGCTGCCTTAGTAGCTAATAGCTTTTCTAAAGCAATCGATTTAGTTGAATCCATTATCAAAAAAGAACGAATTGATTGTTCATTCGAGCGCTTGGATGGCTATTTATATGCCTACTCTGAGAAAGATTTTAAAAGTATCGAAAAGGAATTCAATGCCGCACGCAAAGCGGGCGTCACTGTCCAGAAACTGGAGCAAGTTCCTGGAATAAGTTTCACTACCGGCCCTTGTATACAATATTCTAACCAGGCCCAGTTCCATCCACTTAAATATTTGAATGGATTAACAGAGGCTCTTGTGCGTAATGCTGGTATCGTTCATTGCGGTACTCGTGCACTAAAGATCGAAGGCGACAAATCAATGCAGATAGTGAGTACGGATGGTGGAAAAATTAAAGCCAAATCTGTCGTCGTCGCCACGAATACTCCCTTCAACAATAAATTAGTCATACACACCAAACAAGCCGCGTACAGAACCTATGTGATCGGCGTACGTGTTCCTAAGAAAAGCGTGCCGCGCATTCTAATGTGGGATACCGGTGATCCTTATTACTATGTGCGCCTGGAGACACCAGATTCTGAAAGCGACTCTGAAATACTGATTGTGGGCGGGAGGGATCATAAAGTTGGACAAGATGATCATCCTGAGCATCGTTATGACGAAATCGAACAGTGGGTCCGTGATCGCTTTCCAATGGCTCAATCGGTTGAATATCGATGGTCAGGCGAAATCATGGAATCCGCGGATGGCTTAGCGTTTCTCGGGCACAATCCGATGGATGACAACAACGTATATGTGATCACAGGGGATTCCGGTAATGGCATGACACATGGCACGCTCGGTGGAATGATTATCACCGATTTGATTATGGGAAGGAATAACCCATGGACTTCCCTGTACAATCCAGCACGTAAAGCCATTCATGGCATTTCCGACTTTGTTACTGAACAAGCTAATACGCAGGCTCAGTATACCGACTGGTTAAAAGGAGGCCAGGTAGCCTCTGTTCAAGAGATCCTGGCAGGGCAAGGGGCCATTGTTCAGGATGGCCTCCACAAATGGGCCGTTTATAGAGATGACCAAGGTGAATTGCATGCGGTATCGGCTAAGTGTACCCATTTAGGATGCGTTGTTCACTTCAATTCCGCAGAACGTTCATGGGATTGCCCTTGCCATGGCTCACGCTTTGATACGAATGGTAAAGTATTACATGGCCCTGCTTCAACTCCTCTTGCTCCCGTAGATCTCGAACTCAATAAAACTTAGGAGTACAAAATGGATAACAAAAAATGAATTCCGTCATAAATTAAGGGAAATCCTGTTAACTGATCTGACCGAACTACCCGTCAATTGCGCAGTACTGATAGCAGTGAAATCCAGAGAAAAACACCGAATAAGTTGCCTGAATTTGGCGTCGCTAATTCGAGAACGGAAAGAGTATTTATTTTTAGCTTATCTCTTAGGAAGTTAGCATACTTTAATCAGTACTTAACTTCCTAAGACCCAAAACAAATAAATACAACGTAATATTATTTATCAGTCGCATCTCTGACTGTATCTGCCTCATCTTCCAATCTATCAGCCGTATCTTCTGCTGATTTTCTTATTTGTTTTGCTTGCTCTTCCTTTCTCTCAGCTCTTGCTTCACCAGCTTTTTCAGTTGCTTCACGCATTTCTTTGTCTTCCTTGCGAATTTGGTCTGCTCTGTCTTCTAATCGATCAGCTTCCCTCTCCGCTCTGTCGCTAGCAGAACAACTAACAGAAGTTAAAACTAATAAAGAAGCGCTGAGTAACAGAGTTAATTTATTTGATTTATTCATTTCTATGATCTCCAATAATTAAGTTAATGATTTTTATCCTTTTGAAGGATTTAATTTTCATCATTCCACTGCTTCAATAGCTTATCCAATATGGTGATTAATTCAATACGTGTAAACACGTAGGGTCTTGTTGACATTTCATAGAGATAATCCCGGATATCTAATTTCTATCAGGCACGGCATCATGTTTTCGTCATTTATCTTTAGTTTGTCATACCGTGTTATTACTACTCGATATTATCGGCTTCAATATTGGAGCGGACGCAAGCGCTGCCAGGGCGCTACTTCGCTCCATTGAGGAGGGTTTCCATTTTTTCACCAACAATGACATTGTCGGCTTCACCTTACTATATGATTGATACTGTCTGCGGCTTGCCTTCGCGCCATTTTTGATTTAGAAATGACATTAAATCCGTCCAGATACTTCAGAGAAAAATTTACTTTTTATCAGAAAAAGCGGGCAAAGCTGTCATCCGAAATTTTCCTCTGCCATAGCAAAATTTTAAGGGTGGTGCAGAGGCCATTAAATGAAAAAGGGAACGCTGCCTATTTTTATTGTATTTATGCATAAAAAGAATAATATGGCGTTAGAACCCTTTTGTAATATTCTTTGCAATCAGCGTGCAATGCATGAGAAGTATCATGAACTGGAACTATCGGAAAGGAGGTTGTTATGATAAATGAGAACTTCGAGCAGATGGATAGCTGGACAAGTGAGGAAGTCGCCAAATTCAAAGAAGCAGCCAAGATAAAAGAAATCCAGCCGAGGGAAAAAGCAATAGGTTTTCTGGTAAAAACAGCTGCCAAGAAGCCTGGCAGGGTTATCGCTGAGGGAGACTCATGGTTCGATTACTTGCCGGGCACTGATCTTATCGATTGCCTTAAGAACCATTATGATTACGATATCGAGCATTATGCTAAGGCTGGCGATACCTTGGAAAACATGATTTTCGGCACCGGAATTAACAAACACTTCCAGCGGGTTGCTCCGCAGATTGAGACCGTACTGCGCCGGATAAAAGAGGTGCAACCGAAAGTGTTTCTGTTCTCGGGTGGGGGCAACGATGTGGCTGGTGACGAGTTCGAGTCGTATCTGAACCACAAGAATAGCGGTTTGCCTGCCTTACGGAAAGATTTCGTCGAAAACATGATCAACATCGTATTTCGTCAATACTTCACAGAGCTTATCAAACGGGTGGCTGCCGTATCACCAGCCACGCAGATAGTAGCCCATGGTTATGGCCACACGTTTCCAACGGGAGAAAGTGTTGATTTCCTGTTTTTCACCTTTGCAGGACCGTGGTTGCGGCCGGCACTTGCAAGAAAAGGGATCTTCGAGGCTACTGAACAGCAAAATCTCGTGTTTGAGCTTATTGATAAATACAACGAGATGCTGCGAGAGATGGCGCATGTTCACGCCAACTTCCACCATATCGATCTGCGCCCTATTCTCAATCCTGCAAGTGACTGGGCAAACGAGCTTCATTTGAAGAATAGCGCTTATGCACGCTCGGCTGCACAAATCCACGATAAAATACAATCCTTGCTTTAACCATCGTGGTGACATTGGTGGGAGATCATCGAAATGGAGATTTAGGAGGTGGAGTAATTAGAGGCATGATTGATTGCCTTGTTTTACCCGAAATTAAACGTGTCTCACGATAGCAATACATGATGATCAATTGTTCCATTTCTAAATCAAAACTGACTTTGTCGGCTTCACCTTGCCGTATGATGGGCACTGTCTGCGGCTCGCCTTCGTGTCATGTTTGATTGAGAAGTGGAATGATGTACTGCTTCACTAGCGCATCAACACGCAACACGCAACATGCTCCTGCCCTTCCCACATTTTCATTCTGAATAATAAATGTTAGATTATCCGATTTATTCGGAGAATCATATGCCCCGGCCGGTTACTCCATCGCTCGCCAGCGATATCATTATCGAACTTATCGATTATCCCAATCGTCCCATTGTCTTGATCGAGCGCGCTCATCTTCCCTATGGCTGGGCCATTCCTGGAGGGTTTGTCGATGTCGGTGAAATGATGGAACAAGCAGCGGTGCGAGAAGCGCGAGAAGAAGTTAGCTTAGATATAAAGTTGATCGCTTTACTCGGTCTTTATTCTGATCCAAGCCGTGACAGTCGTGGACATACTGTAACTGCAGTTTATGTGGCCGAGGCTTGTGGTACCCCAGTGGCAGACGACGACGCCAAAAATTGCCAGATATTCAGTGTAGATAATTTGCCCCAGCTTTTGGCTTTCGACCACAGTCTAG
Proteins encoded in this region:
- a CDS encoding NUDIX domain-containing protein, translating into MPRPVTPSLASDIIIELIDYPNRPIVLIERAHLPYGWAIPGGFVDVGEMMEQAAVREAREEVSLDIKLIALLGLYSDPSRDSRGHTVTAVYVAEACGTPVADDDAKNCQIFSVDNLPQLLAFDHSLVLSDYLNFRSTGKVAPLRGVFKI
- a CDS encoding coiled-coil domain-containing protein, whose amino-acid sequence is MVHAFSSDIQAKDNTQRNITNQQSHNDNDQITIILNDIIKKISTQKKELDEQLELLAKARTDQEKEKIQSKIDTIEQTIADQEDSFEMILTAGIDLGTDETAAKKDFDWQQDLIEIIQPFLRELHELTENKRKLDNLHFRINFYQQQIEKINEVLKHISKINQENLQTEALAEFERINQKWQDQLDEGRHLFEVAQLQRDEMIQFKTEQERSFFNYLQEFYEGRGATLFLALTAFISVYLMMLLILKFFGLLLNGRDKKRNYFQRLILVLYYFMTVIFALTAFFYVLEARDDAVMTGIMIVILISIAWVLKNSIPAFFEELRLLLNTGSAREGECISYNGITMQIGSLHYYTNLTNPLLPGLKLRLTLSELAKYVSRPVSKDEPWFPCKVGDYVMLYGDIYGKVKNITLENIVLSLPDGTMPITYTIEDFLYATPRNFSLGFVATTTFGLDVKHFEMSTVEIPGILTEGIHQGILKESFGVSLIDLSVHFAKADLSILEYEIIANFDGAAANEFYSIIRALQRYAVQICNEQQWISITE
- a CDS encoding SGNH/GDSL hydrolase family protein, yielding MINENFEQMDSWTSEEVAKFKEAAKIKEIQPREKAIGFLVKTAAKKPGRVIAEGDSWFDYLPGTDLIDCLKNHYDYDIEHYAKAGDTLENMIFGTGINKHFQRVAPQIETVLRRIKEVQPKVFLFSGGGNDVAGDEFESYLNHKNSGLPALRKDFVENMINIVFRQYFTELIKRVAAVSPATQIVAHGYGHTFPTGESVDFLFFTFAGPWLRPALARKGIFEATEQQNLVFELIDKYNEMLREMAHVHANFHHIDLRPILNPASDWANELHLKNSAYARSAAQIHDKIQSLL
- a CDS encoding AI-2E family transporter, encoding MIALTFVTGLFLFLLKPFFAPILWACIIAILFHPVQLWLKKKLGEQPNLIALITLIACIFLVVIPFLLLLTSFFQQGSALYQRIASGEIQLAQYFDQIRRAFPVMQQFLERMDIDIASLQKNATEVMVGIGSFLTQNAVALGIGTFNFFTKLALMLYIAFFLLRDGRQLIEKLIYVIPMGDERERLLFQNIAGVARATVKGNLLVAMLQGTLGGLIFWILGIPSPLLWGVIMAIFSMIPVIGAGLVWVPAAIYLYTITQWFEATVLIAYGVFIIGLADNVLRPILVGRDTKLPDWMVLLSTLGGLTLIGVNGFVVGPLIAVLFVAFWQIFGKDFNVGKYAYQDSNSEIETNAEDSIKSKPGKQL
- a CDS encoding FAD-dependent oxidoreductase, which gives rise to MQNIRNDSSVSIWQATTTLPAFPSLESDVETDVCVIGAGIAGLTTAYLLTEQNQKVVLIDAHCIGSGETGRTTAHLFPPDEWYHNIEDHFGAEHAALVANSFSKAIDLVESIIKKERIDCSFERLDGYLYAYSEKDFKSIEKEFNAARKAGVTVQKLEQVPGISFTTGPCIQYSNQAQFHPLKYLNGLTEALVRNAGIVHCGTRALKIEGDKSMQIVSTDGGKIKAKSVVVATNTPFNNKLVIHTKQAAYRTYVIGVRVPKKSVPRILMWDTGDPYYYVRLETPDSESDSEILIVGGRDHKVGQDDHPEHRYDEIEQWVRDRFPMAQSVEYRWSGEIMESADGLAFLGHNPMDDNNVYVITGDSGNGMTHGTLGGMIITDLIMGRNNPWTSLYNPARKAIHGISDFVTEQANTQAQYTDWLKGGQVASVQEILAGQGAIVQDGLHKWAVYRDDQGELHAVSAKCTHLGCVVHFNSAERSWDCPCHGSRFDTNGKVLHGPASTPLAPVDLELNKT